One genomic region from Streptomyces sp. NBC_01304 encodes:
- a CDS encoding FAD-dependent oxidoreductase, translated as MSTDAYEADVVVVGGGVIGLTTAIVLAERGRRVRVWAKEPSEQTTSAVAGALCWPYHIEPAELVGAWAVRSLQEYEALAGDPGATGVRRVAGVQADTPLDFMPVWTEALPGAREATADELPEGYGQGLRATVPLIDMRAHLGYLTRRLLAAGGAVEARAVSGFDEAARVAPVVVNCSGLGARELVPDASVEPVRGQLVVVENPGIEEWFAAPNSPTEITYMLPQPFGVVLGGTSQPGSWDRTADPATARAIVERCARVHPALAKARVLEHRVGLRPVRPAVRIEREVLVGGGVLVHNYGHGGAGVTVAWGCAEAAAELA; from the coding sequence ATGAGTACTGATGCGTACGAGGCCGATGTGGTCGTGGTGGGCGGTGGGGTCATCGGGCTGACGACGGCGATCGTCCTCGCCGAGCGGGGCCGCCGGGTCCGGGTGTGGGCCAAGGAGCCCTCGGAGCAGACGACTTCGGCGGTGGCGGGGGCCCTGTGCTGGCCGTATCACATCGAGCCCGCGGAGTTGGTGGGCGCGTGGGCGGTGCGCTCACTGCAGGAGTACGAGGCGCTGGCGGGCGATCCGGGGGCGACCGGGGTGCGGCGCGTCGCCGGGGTGCAGGCCGACACTCCGCTGGACTTCATGCCGGTGTGGACCGAGGCGCTGCCCGGGGCGCGCGAGGCGACGGCGGACGAGCTGCCGGAGGGGTACGGGCAGGGGCTGCGGGCGACGGTGCCGCTGATCGACATGCGGGCCCATCTGGGCTATCTGACGCGGCGGTTGCTCGCTGCGGGCGGGGCGGTCGAGGCGCGCGCGGTGTCCGGGTTCGACGAGGCGGCGCGGGTGGCGCCCGTCGTGGTCAACTGCTCGGGGCTCGGGGCGCGTGAGCTGGTGCCCGACGCGTCGGTGGAGCCGGTGCGCGGGCAGCTGGTGGTCGTGGAGAACCCGGGGATCGAGGAGTGGTTCGCGGCGCCCAACTCCCCCACGGAGATCACGTACATGCTGCCGCAGCCGTTCGGTGTCGTTCTCGGCGGCACCTCGCAGCCGGGTTCCTGGGACCGTACGGCGGACCCGGCGACGGCTCGGGCGATCGTCGAGCGCTGTGCACGCGTGCATCCCGCTCTCGCGAAGGCCCGGGTCCTGGAGCACCGGGTGGGGCTGCGGCCGGTGCGGCCCGCGGTGCGGATCGAACGCGAAGTGCTGGTGGGTGGTGGGGTGTTGGTGCACAACTATGGGCACGGGGGTGCGGGAGTGACCGTGGCGTGGGGGTGTGCGGAGGCTGCGGCGGAGCTTGCCTGA
- a CDS encoding Tex family protein — protein sequence MTTQLPPTVGSIEGRIAEELGVRERQVRAAVELLDGGSTVPFIARYRKEATEMLDDAQLRTLEERLRYLRELEERRTAILESVNEGGKLTDELRTQILAADTKARLEDIYLPFKPKRRTKAQIAREAGLEPLAEGLLGDPSVDPHAAAAAFVDADKGVADAQAALDGARAILTERFGEDADLIGELRERMWTRGRLAAKVRDGKETEGAKFADYFDFAEPFKDLPSHRVLAMLRGEKEGVLDLVLEPEEATEGPSSFEGIVAHRFGISDRGRPADKWLVDTARWAWRTRILVHLGIDVRLRLRTAAEDEAVKVFASNLRDLLLAAPAGTRATLGLDPGFRTGVKVAVVDATGKVVAIDTIYPHVPANKWDESLAKLAKLAKEHQVDLVAIGNGTASRETDKLAGELITKHPELNLTKVMVSEAGASVYSASAFASQELPDLDVSIRGAVSIARRLQDPLAELVKIDPKSIGVGQYQHDLSEVKLSRSLDAVVEDCVNGVGVDVNTASTPLLARVSGIGAGLAENIVAHRDANGPFRARTALKDVARLGPKAYEQCAGFLRIRGGDDPLDASSVHPEAYPVVRKMVKSVGGEVASLVGNGAALRSLKPAEFVDEKFGLPTVTDILRELEKPGRDPRPAFKTASFKDGVEKISDLAPSMVLEGVVTNVAAFGAFVDVGVHQDGLVHVSAMSKTFVKDPRDVVKPGDIVKVKVLEVDIPRKRISLTLRLDDEAAASDAGSSPGGRRERGQAKGQGGRPPQQRGGSGGQGRDRRTGGAGAGGRQAPPPANSAMADALRKAGLVDRKKRG from the coding sequence GTGACGACACAGCTGCCACCCACCGTGGGTTCCATCGAGGGCAGGATCGCCGAGGAACTCGGCGTGCGGGAGCGTCAGGTGCGGGCCGCGGTCGAACTGCTCGACGGCGGTTCGACCGTCCCGTTCATCGCGCGCTACCGCAAGGAAGCGACCGAGATGCTCGACGATGCGCAGCTGCGCACGCTCGAGGAGCGGCTGCGCTATCTGCGGGAGCTGGAGGAGCGGCGTACCGCGATCCTGGAGTCGGTGAACGAGGGGGGCAAGCTCACCGATGAACTGCGGACCCAGATCCTCGCCGCCGACACCAAGGCCCGCCTCGAAGACATCTATCTGCCCTTCAAGCCCAAGCGGCGCACCAAAGCGCAGATCGCCCGCGAGGCCGGCCTGGAGCCGCTCGCCGAGGGGCTGCTCGGGGACCCGTCGGTGGACCCACACGCGGCCGCCGCGGCGTTCGTGGACGCCGACAAGGGAGTTGCCGACGCGCAGGCCGCCCTCGACGGTGCCCGCGCCATCCTCACCGAGCGGTTCGGTGAGGACGCCGACCTGATCGGCGAGCTGCGTGAGCGCATGTGGACGCGCGGGCGGCTCGCCGCGAAGGTGCGCGACGGCAAGGAGACCGAAGGCGCCAAGTTCGCCGACTACTTCGACTTCGCGGAGCCCTTCAAGGACCTGCCCTCGCACCGCGTGCTCGCGATGCTGCGCGGCGAGAAGGAGGGCGTGCTCGACCTCGTCCTGGAGCCCGAGGAGGCGACCGAAGGGCCGTCCAGCTTCGAGGGCATCGTCGCCCACCGCTTCGGCATCTCCGACCGGGGCCGCCCGGCCGACAAGTGGCTTGTGGACACCGCCCGTTGGGCCTGGCGGACCCGCATCCTGGTGCACCTCGGCATCGATGTCCGGCTGAGGCTGCGTACCGCCGCCGAGGACGAGGCGGTCAAGGTCTTCGCGTCGAACCTCCGGGACCTGCTGCTCGCCGCCCCGGCGGGCACGCGCGCGACGCTGGGGCTCGACCCCGGCTTCCGTACCGGCGTGAAGGTCGCCGTGGTCGACGCGACGGGCAAGGTCGTCGCGATCGACACGATCTACCCGCACGTGCCGGCCAACAAGTGGGACGAGTCCCTCGCCAAGCTGGCCAAGCTCGCCAAGGAGCACCAGGTCGACCTCGTGGCGATCGGCAACGGCACGGCGTCCCGCGAGACCGACAAGCTCGCCGGTGAACTCATCACCAAGCACCCGGAGTTGAACCTCACCAAGGTCATGGTCTCGGAGGCCGGCGCCTCGGTGTACTCCGCCTCGGCCTTCGCCTCGCAGGAGCTGCCCGACCTCGATGTGTCCATCCGCGGCGCGGTCTCGATCGCGCGCCGGCTGCAGGACCCCCTCGCAGAGCTGGTGAAGATCGACCCCAAGTCGATCGGCGTCGGGCAGTACCAGCACGACCTTTCCGAGGTGAAGCTCTCGCGCTCGCTGGACGCGGTGGTCGAGGACTGTGTGAACGGCGTGGGTGTGGACGTGAACACCGCGTCCACGCCGCTGCTCGCCCGGGTGTCGGGCATCGGGGCGGGGCTCGCCGAGAACATCGTGGCGCACCGCGATGCGAACGGGCCGTTCCGGGCGCGTACGGCGCTCAAGGATGTGGCGCGGCTCGGGCCGAAGGCGTACGAGCAGTGCGCGGGGTTCCTGCGGATCCGTGGCGGGGACGACCCGTTGGACGCGTCATCCGTGCACCCGGAGGCGTATCCGGTGGTGCGCAAGATGGTGAAGTCCGTGGGGGGCGAGGTCGCCTCGCTGGTGGGCAACGGTGCGGCGCTGCGCTCGCTGAAGCCCGCCGAGTTCGTGGACGAGAAGTTCGGTCTGCCGACCGTGACGGACATTCTGCGCGAGCTGGAGAAGCCGGGGCGTGACCCGCGGCCCGCGTTCAAGACGGCTTCCTTCAAGGACGGCGTCGAGAAGATCTCCGACCTGGCGCCCTCGATGGTGCTCGAAGGGGTCGTCACGAACGTGGCGGCGTTCGGGGCCTTCGTGGATGTGGGTGTGCATCAGGACGGGCTTGTGCACGTGTCGGCCATGTCCAAGACCTTCGTGAAGGATCCTCGGGATGTGGTGAAGCCCGGGGACATCGTGAAGGTGAAGGTGCTTGAGGTCGATATTCCGCGTAAGCGGATTTCGCTGACGCTCCGGTTGGACGACGAAGCCGCGGCCTCGGACGCCGGTTCTTCGCCCGGTGGGCGGCGGGAGCGTGGCCAGGCCAAGGGTCAGGGTGGTCGGCCTCCGCAGCAGCGAGGTGGCAGTGGCGGCCAGGGCCGGGATCGCCGTACCGGCGGGGCCGGGGCGGGTGGGCGGCAGGCGCCGCCTCCGGCCAATAGTGCGATGGCGGATGCGCTGCGCAAGGCAGGGCTGGTGGATCGGAAGAAGCGGGGCTGA
- a CDS encoding TrmH family RNA methyltransferase — translation MSTARGSRTSGRGEPTPGRGGPPPAIRTRTPAELRRSRRPRAHSCWDHLYAAPLWPLHGANLGTLARTCDAVGACITVPRFSWVPEALARGNTLRKPPCVHWTGDPLGWLDKQRARGLRIVGVELADEAVRLADLPTAREPTVLVLGHEQHGIPPEALDRLDACVEIPMVGTGASLNVAVAGSLALYKLAGLL, via the coding sequence ATGAGCACGGCCCGAGGCAGCCGGACCTCCGGGCGAGGCGAACCGACTCCTGGCCGAGGCGGCCCTCCACCCGCGATCCGCACCCGCACCCCGGCAGAGCTCCGCCGCTCCCGCCGACCACGAGCCCACTCCTGCTGGGACCACCTGTACGCGGCCCCGCTCTGGCCCCTGCACGGCGCCAACCTCGGAACCCTGGCACGTACGTGCGACGCGGTCGGCGCCTGCATCACGGTGCCGCGCTTCTCCTGGGTTCCCGAGGCCCTGGCCCGCGGCAACACCCTCCGCAAGCCACCTTGCGTCCACTGGACCGGCGACCCACTGGGCTGGCTGGACAAGCAACGGGCCCGAGGCCTGCGCATAGTCGGCGTGGAACTGGCCGACGAGGCAGTCCGCCTCGCCGACCTCCCCACGGCCCGCGAGCCCACGGTCCTGGTCCTCGGCCACGAACAACACGGCATCCCGCCGGAGGCACTGGACCGCTTGGACGCCTGCGTGGAAATCCCGATGGTGGGCACGGGAGCAAGCCTGAACGTGGCGGTGGCGGGGTCGTTGGCGCTGTACAAGCTGGCAGGACTTCTGTGA
- a CDS encoding SCO6745 family protein yields MTSLAALPARAGRRCHNVINPMHSTVYFSPDATREFAGVGIEDRRAAYFAGRAAAMGAVGPGAVAATFYNFKYELVARHLPAVWEIASPQVVLAARTRAADTTLRRLLGDEAVASDEMAEAARLALRAAEACTRHARPLYAAHADLPVPDEPHLAYWHAATLLREHRGDGHLTALLEADLDPLEALVSHTATGKGMTPKWILAMRGWTQEEWDVAVARLTGRGLLATDGELTPAGVELRKDIEDRTDRLDAAPYAHLGAAGVERLTELATGFIATALGAGAFPADLIGKG; encoded by the coding sequence ATGACCTCTCTTGCCGCTCTGCCCGCACGCGCGGGACGTCGCTGCCACAACGTGATCAACCCGATGCACTCCACGGTGTACTTCTCGCCGGACGCCACCAGGGAATTCGCCGGAGTCGGCATCGAGGACCGACGGGCCGCCTATTTCGCGGGGCGGGCCGCGGCGATGGGGGCGGTGGGGCCCGGCGCGGTCGCCGCGACCTTCTACAACTTCAAGTACGAGCTGGTCGCCCGGCATCTGCCGGCCGTGTGGGAGATCGCGTCCCCCCAGGTGGTGCTGGCCGCACGCACGCGTGCCGCCGACACGACGCTGCGCCGGCTGCTCGGCGACGAGGCCGTGGCCTCGGACGAGATGGCCGAGGCCGCACGCCTCGCGCTGCGGGCCGCGGAGGCCTGTACACGCCACGCACGGCCGCTGTACGCCGCGCACGCCGACCTGCCGGTGCCTGACGAGCCGCACCTCGCCTACTGGCATGCGGCGACGCTGCTGCGCGAGCACCGCGGCGACGGTCATCTGACGGCTCTCCTGGAGGCGGACCTCGACCCGCTGGAGGCGCTGGTCAGCCACACCGCGACCGGCAAGGGCATGACACCCAAGTGGATCCTGGCCATGCGCGGCTGGACCCAGGAGGAGTGGGATGTGGCCGTGGCTCGCCTGACCGGGCGTGGACTCCTCGCCACCGACGGGGAGTTGACCCCGGCCGGCGTCGAACTGCGCAAGGACATCGAGGACCGTACGGACCGCCTCGACGCGGCTCCCTACGCGCATCTGGGCGCGGCCGGGGTGGAGCGGCTGACCGAGCTGGCGACCGGGTTCATCGCCACCGCGCTCGGCGCGGGGGCCTTCCCGGCGGATCTGATCGGCAAGGGCTGA
- a CDS encoding M14 family metallopeptidase, producing MRPRLAALALTAAATALAAPLLTAPANASAGATDTATTLPRTGFELSNGKNWTTQPEEWDFLAAVDRGSDRVGIDRIGSTKQNRPLQLVRIGGGHRPTATVLLICSQHGDEPSGREACLTKVRDLAFAKDKRTKKFLERTRLLVVPTANPDGRNADTRGNSDGVDINRDHIALQTAEGRAMAAVIRDERPDVIYDLHEYGATPPYYDKDLFDLWPRNLNTDAHVHEEAQTLSDDYVRPAANEAGHSTGTYGIWTDPVTGDPIKQTAGDGQERILRNASGIKHAVGLLIESRVDALSDAEKADESLNHRRRVASQTSALGGLFEFTDERGRRVHAATTASRYKGLADRGPVYLGGADNDPAEPAEIIQDPPCGYRLDAAQYADLKDELALHGVRVKTDGTGALVPVRQSQRALVPLLLDERAPYHLAKGAPVEAC from the coding sequence GTGAGACCCCGCCTCGCCGCCCTCGCCCTGACCGCCGCCGCGACCGCCCTCGCCGCCCCCCTGCTCACCGCCCCCGCGAACGCCAGTGCCGGGGCGACAGACACGGCCACCACCTTGCCCCGCACCGGATTCGAGCTCAGCAACGGCAAGAACTGGACCACCCAGCCCGAGGAGTGGGACTTCCTCGCCGCCGTCGACCGGGGCAGCGACCGCGTCGGCATCGACCGGATCGGCTCCACCAAGCAGAACCGCCCGCTCCAGCTCGTCCGCATCGGCGGCGGCCACCGCCCCACCGCCACCGTCCTGCTGATCTGCAGCCAGCACGGCGACGAGCCGTCCGGGCGCGAGGCCTGCCTCACCAAGGTCCGCGACCTGGCCTTCGCCAAGGACAAGCGGACCAAGAAGTTCCTGGAGCGCACGCGCCTCCTGGTCGTCCCCACCGCCAACCCGGACGGCCGCAACGCCGACACCCGCGGCAACTCCGACGGCGTCGACATCAACCGCGACCACATAGCCCTGCAGACCGCCGAGGGCCGCGCCATGGCCGCCGTCATCCGCGACGAACGCCCCGACGTCATCTATGACCTGCACGAGTACGGCGCGACCCCGCCGTACTACGACAAGGACCTGTTCGACCTGTGGCCGCGCAACCTCAACACCGACGCGCACGTCCACGAGGAGGCCCAGACCCTCTCGGACGACTACGTCCGGCCCGCCGCCAACGAGGCCGGCCACTCGACGGGGACGTACGGCATCTGGACCGACCCGGTCACCGGCGACCCGATCAAGCAGACCGCCGGCGACGGCCAGGAGCGCATCCTGCGCAACGCGTCCGGCATCAAGCACGCGGTCGGGCTGCTCATCGAGAGCAGGGTCGACGCGCTCAGCGACGCCGAGAAGGCCGACGAGTCGCTCAACCACCGGCGCCGGGTCGCGTCCCAAACCTCCGCCCTGGGCGGCCTGTTCGAGTTCACGGACGAGCGCGGCCGCCGCGTCCACGCCGCGACGACCGCCTCCCGGTACAAGGGCCTCGCGGACCGCGGCCCGGTCTATCTGGGCGGCGCCGACAACGACCCCGCCGAACCCGCCGAGATCATCCAGGACCCGCCCTGCGGCTACCGCCTGGACGCCGCCCAGTACGCGGACCTCAAGGACGAACTCGCCCTGCACGGCGTCCGAGTGAAGACCGACGGCACGGGCGCGCTCGTCCCCGTACGACAGTCGCAACGCGCGCTCGTCCCGCTGCTGCTCGACGAGCGGGCGCCGTACCACCTGGCCAAGGGAGCACCAGTAGAAGCCTGCTGA
- a CDS encoding oxidoreductase — protein MSAEYMTFGLAPATRAGGVLANGDYQVHRDFLDFIVDGRPLLFQLSDLDAVSPLAADVPPAIFTAHVRRLLLEAEPPLADGRYVIYGCPECEGLECGAVTARIERADDSSDDVVWRDFAWQTSEHADLERNGYHGIGPFRFAGDQYRTELGRLLDTSTEPPARRRVLLIGARAAVLGKLAAALRIIGIGAEITQDVQDAAAMAPEELRTYGAVAFGRAVTDDQRTTVQGAFVRAGVDVAYVDGLAPITPLLVAQIEGALDRSPPAQRRLVRLVAAEGEAGVEVTSTCRVRLIAYRLDRLYRTHTHEVFDDVLEPGKHRIALDAKATKGESFIVARTTGSVLVAPMVR, from the coding sequence ATGTCTGCCGAATACATGACCTTCGGCCTCGCGCCGGCGACACGTGCCGGTGGGGTCCTGGCCAACGGTGACTACCAAGTGCACCGCGATTTCCTGGACTTCATCGTGGACGGCCGCCCGCTGCTGTTCCAGCTCTCCGACCTCGACGCCGTCTCCCCGCTCGCGGCCGACGTGCCGCCCGCCATCTTCACCGCGCATGTACGCCGCCTCCTCCTGGAGGCCGAACCACCACTGGCCGACGGCCGGTACGTCATCTACGGCTGCCCCGAGTGCGAGGGCCTCGAATGCGGCGCGGTCACCGCACGGATCGAGCGGGCCGACGACAGCTCGGACGACGTGGTCTGGCGGGACTTCGCCTGGCAGACCAGCGAACACGCTGACCTGGAGCGCAACGGCTACCACGGAATCGGCCCCTTTCGCTTCGCCGGCGACCAGTACCGCACCGAACTCGGCCGCCTGCTCGACACGTCCACCGAACCCCCCGCCCGCCGCCGCGTCCTGCTCATCGGCGCCCGCGCGGCGGTCCTCGGCAAGCTCGCGGCGGCCCTGCGCATCATCGGGATCGGCGCGGAGATCACCCAGGACGTCCAGGACGCCGCGGCCATGGCGCCCGAGGAGCTGCGCACCTATGGCGCGGTCGCCTTCGGCCGCGCGGTCACGGACGACCAACGCACCACGGTGCAGGGCGCGTTCGTACGCGCGGGTGTGGACGTGGCGTACGTCGACGGGCTCGCCCCCATCACCCCGCTCCTGGTCGCCCAGATCGAGGGCGCCCTCGACCGCAGCCCACCGGCCCAGCGCCGCCTCGTCCGCCTGGTCGCCGCGGAGGGCGAAGCAGGCGTGGAGGTCACCTCGACCTGCCGGGTGCGCCTGATCGCGTACCGCCTCGACCGCCTCTACCGCACCCACACCCACGAGGTCTTCGACGACGTACTGGAGCCCGGCAAGCACCGAATTGCGCTGGACGCCAAGGCCACCAAGGGGGAATCCTTCATCGTGGCACGCACCACGGGGAGCGTGCTGGTCGCACCGATGGTGCGATGA
- a CDS encoding BCCT family transporter, translating to MVFGVTAVLTLAFVVWGAVSTKSLESVSSKMLTGLIHNGGWAFVLAASGFVVFALWLAISRYGKITLGAEGEAPEFRTVSWVAMMFSAGMGIGLMFYGVSEPLSHFKTPPPGTDPADAAAAMQTSMATTLFHWTLHPWAIYAVVGLAIAYSSFRRGRRQTISAVFTPLIGKKHANGTPGRVIDILAIFATLFGSAASLGLGALQIGSGMEELNWAEKVGTGVLVSIIAVLTVAFVASAVSGVEKGIQWLSNINMVLALILAVFVFVAGPTIIVLDLLPTSIASYLGDLPQMIGRTEASSGEGVADWLSGWTVFYWAWWISWTPFVGMFIARISRGRTIRQFIGGVILVPSTVSLLWFAIFGGTSMKLAESKRLADEATSEGQLFAVLREFPIATAMSLLVMILVGIFFVSGADAASIVMGTLSQKGTFEPSKFVVVFWGVVTGGVAAVMLLIGNGKDNALQGLQNLTILAAAPFAVVMIGMCVAMMRDLRQDPLIVRGEKGEEAIEMAVIAGHEQYDGDFEIQIGPAPTESEAGSRSD from the coding sequence GTGGTGTTCGGCGTCACCGCCGTCCTCACCCTCGCGTTCGTGGTCTGGGGGGCCGTCTCCACCAAGTCCCTCGAGAGCGTGTCCAGCAAGATGCTCACGGGGCTGATCCACAACGGCGGCTGGGCCTTCGTGCTCGCCGCCTCCGGCTTCGTGGTCTTCGCGCTGTGGCTGGCCATCAGCCGCTACGGGAAGATCACCCTCGGTGCGGAGGGCGAGGCGCCGGAGTTCCGTACGGTTTCGTGGGTCGCCATGATGTTCAGCGCCGGCATGGGCATCGGCCTGATGTTCTACGGCGTGAGCGAGCCGCTCTCGCACTTCAAGACGCCCCCGCCCGGCACCGATCCGGCGGACGCCGCGGCGGCCATGCAGACCTCGATGGCGACGACGCTCTTCCACTGGACGCTGCACCCGTGGGCGATCTACGCGGTCGTCGGCCTCGCCATCGCCTACAGCAGCTTCCGGCGCGGCCGCAGGCAGACCATCAGTGCCGTCTTCACGCCGCTCATCGGCAAGAAGCACGCGAACGGCACCCCGGGCCGGGTCATCGACATCCTCGCCATCTTCGCCACGCTCTTCGGCTCGGCCGCCTCCCTCGGGCTCGGCGCGCTGCAGATCGGCAGCGGCATGGAGGAGCTGAACTGGGCCGAGAAGGTCGGCACCGGCGTGCTCGTCTCCATCATCGCGGTCCTGACCGTGGCGTTCGTGGCCTCGGCGGTCTCCGGTGTGGAGAAGGGCATCCAGTGGCTGTCCAACATCAACATGGTGCTCGCCCTGATCCTCGCGGTGTTCGTGTTCGTCGCCGGACCGACGATCATCGTCCTGGACCTGCTGCCGACCTCGATCGCCTCGTACCTCGGTGATCTGCCGCAGATGATCGGCCGCACCGAAGCCTCCAGCGGCGAGGGCGTCGCCGACTGGCTGAGCGGCTGGACGGTCTTCTACTGGGCGTGGTGGATCTCCTGGACGCCCTTCGTCGGCATGTTCATCGCACGCATCAGCCGCGGCCGTACGATCCGTCAGTTCATCGGCGGCGTGATTCTCGTGCCGTCCACCGTGAGCCTCCTCTGGTTCGCGATCTTCGGCGGTACGTCGATGAAGCTGGCGGAGTCGAAGCGCCTGGCCGACGAGGCCACGTCGGAGGGTCAACTCTTCGCCGTGCTCCGGGAGTTCCCCATCGCCACCGCGATGAGCCTCCTGGTGATGATTCTGGTCGGCATCTTCTTCGTGTCCGGCGCCGACGCCGCCTCCATCGTGATGGGCACGCTCTCCCAGAAGGGCACCTTCGAGCCGTCGAAGTTCGTGGTCGTCTTCTGGGGCGTGGTCACCGGAGGCGTCGCGGCCGTCATGCTGCTCATCGGCAACGGCAAGGACAACGCGCTGCAGGGCCTGCAGAACCTGACCATCCTGGCCGCGGCGCCATTCGCCGTGGTGATGATCGGCATGTGCGTGGCCATGATGCGCGACCTGCGCCAGGACCCGCTGATCGTGCGGGGCGAGAAGGGCGAGGAGGCCATCGAGATGGCGGTCATCGCCGGACACGAGCAGTACGACGGCGACTTCGAGATCCAGATCGGGCCGGCGCCGACCGAGTCCGAAGCGGGTTCGCGTTCGGATTAG
- a CDS encoding GlxA family transcriptional regulator, giving the protein MTKRTVLVVLFDDIQSLDVTGPVEVFAGAAYAEEAVGYRIHTASLDGGPVRTSSGLTLVPDSSLADAPVPHTLLLPGGQGTRHPDPRLIDWLRANAPRAKRLVSVCTGAILLAAAGLLEGRRATTHWAYCDTLARNYPQIDVDPDAIYVRDGHIATSAGVTAGIDLALALVEEDLGRDMALGIARHLVVFLRRPGNQAQFSAQLAAQTAQREPLREVQQWITEHPADDLSVESLAARARLSPRHFARAFQSETGMTPGKYVERVRLEQARRLLEDSTDGVEGISRACGYGTPEAMRRAFVKTLGAAPAEYRRRFRPTPA; this is encoded by the coding sequence ATGACGAAGCGCACCGTCCTGGTCGTCCTTTTCGACGACATCCAGAGCCTCGACGTCACCGGCCCCGTGGAGGTCTTCGCGGGCGCCGCGTACGCCGAGGAGGCCGTCGGCTACCGGATCCACACCGCGTCCCTGGACGGCGGCCCGGTGCGCACCTCGAGCGGCCTCACCCTGGTCCCGGACAGTTCCCTCGCCGACGCCCCCGTACCGCACACCCTGCTCCTCCCGGGCGGCCAGGGCACCCGGCACCCCGACCCGCGCCTGATCGACTGGCTGCGCGCGAACGCCCCGCGGGCGAAGCGGCTGGTCTCGGTGTGCACGGGCGCGATCCTGCTCGCGGCCGCCGGGCTCCTGGAGGGCCGTCGCGCGACCACCCACTGGGCGTACTGCGACACCCTCGCCCGCAACTACCCGCAGATCGACGTCGACCCCGACGCCATCTACGTGCGCGACGGCCACATCGCCACCTCCGCCGGCGTCACCGCGGGCATCGATCTGGCGCTGGCCCTGGTCGAGGAGGACCTTGGCCGTGACATGGCGCTCGGCATCGCCCGCCACCTGGTCGTCTTCCTCAGACGCCCGGGTAACCAGGCCCAGTTCAGCGCCCAGCTCGCCGCGCAGACCGCACAGCGCGAGCCCCTGCGCGAGGTCCAGCAGTGGATCACGGAACACCCGGCCGACGACCTGAGCGTCGAGTCCCTGGCCGCCCGCGCCCGGCTCTCGCCCCGGCACTTCGCCCGCGCCTTCCAGTCCGAGACCGGGATGACCCCCGGCAAGTACGTGGAGCGCGTCCGCCTGGAGCAGGCGCGCCGCCTCCTGGAGGACAGCACCGACGGCGTCGAGGGCATCTCCCGGGCCTGCGGCTACGGCACCCCGGAGGCCATGCGCCGGGCCTTCGTCAAAACCCTCGGCGCGGCCCCCGCGGAGTACCGGCGCCGCTTCCGCCCCACTCCCGCATGA
- a CDS encoding DJ-1/PfpI family protein, translating to MQIAIVLFDRFTALDAVGPYEILSRIPDAETVFVAERTGPVRNDTGTLALVADKTLDEVTRPDVVIVPGGPGQTPQMENERLLDWLRAVDATTTWTTSVCTGSLLLAAAGLIKDRRATSHWLALPYLKRFDVEPTGERVVFDGKYVTAAGVSSGIDMALALTGRIAGDRTAQSLQLLTEYDPQPPYDAGSPQKAPADLVEEYRATTRHPQA from the coding sequence ATGCAGATCGCGATCGTCCTCTTCGACCGATTCACCGCCTTGGACGCGGTGGGCCCCTATGAAATCCTCAGCCGGATCCCCGACGCAGAAACGGTCTTCGTCGCCGAGCGGACGGGCCCCGTCCGCAACGACACCGGCACCCTCGCCCTCGTCGCCGACAAGACGCTGGACGAGGTGACGCGCCCGGACGTCGTGATCGTTCCCGGCGGCCCGGGCCAGACCCCGCAGATGGAGAACGAGCGGCTGCTCGACTGGCTCCGGGCCGTCGACGCCACCACCACCTGGACCACGTCCGTGTGCACCGGCTCGCTGCTGCTCGCCGCGGCCGGCCTGATCAAGGACCGCCGCGCCACCTCGCACTGGCTGGCCCTGCCCTACCTCAAGCGCTTCGACGTCGAACCCACCGGCGAACGCGTCGTGTTCGACGGCAAGTACGTCACCGCCGCGGGCGTCTCCTCCGGCATCGACATGGCCCTCGCCCTCACCGGAAGGATCGCCGGGGACCGGACCGCCCAGTCCCTCCAGCTACTCACCGAGTACGACCCCCAGCCGCCGTACGACGCGGGCTCCCCGCAGAAGGCCCCGGCCGATCTCGTCGAGGAGTACCGCGCGACCACTCGCCACCCGCAGGCCTGA